The Kitasatospora sp. NBC_00374 genome has a segment encoding these proteins:
- a CDS encoding glycosyltransferase has product MHIAIVAGGRRPTDEAVPERLVVMAEALAAIGHRVSLFGRWKAALPTHFDLPPEVVVRPLATAPPDTAGTEALLGLVPAMAEELEHSWRADPPRVAHAIGLDAGLAVLVAARGIPDLCTVHERIAVLPDEGALPASLAGRAHRLQSAVARSADAVIARSPEEARVLRRLGARHGRVLLVPQGVDTRQFTPAAHHPPHDPAQLLCLDGGRSAASVGAAVRAVAEVPDARLVVVGGEAESAPAAGAAEVRQVPEVPHEAVPELLRSSDILVTAPQTDPSGTVALEAMACGVPVVAGAVGALRSLVVDDVTGVLVPPDHPELMAEAVRRLLSDPAQREALGIAGLDRARSMHAWPVVAARLDRVYQGLHH; this is encoded by the coding sequence CCTCGTCGTCATGGCCGAGGCCCTGGCCGCGATCGGCCACCGGGTGTCGCTCTTCGGCCGGTGGAAGGCCGCCCTGCCGACCCACTTCGACCTGCCGCCGGAGGTCGTGGTCCGACCACTCGCCACCGCGCCGCCGGACACCGCCGGCACCGAGGCCCTCCTCGGCTTGGTCCCGGCCATGGCCGAGGAGCTGGAGCACAGTTGGCGGGCGGACCCGCCCCGGGTGGCGCACGCGATCGGACTCGACGCGGGGCTCGCGGTCCTGGTGGCCGCACGCGGAATCCCGGACCTCTGCACGGTGCACGAGCGGATCGCCGTCCTCCCCGACGAGGGCGCCCTGCCGGCCTCGCTGGCGGGCCGTGCGCACCGGCTGCAGAGCGCCGTCGCCCGCAGCGCGGACGCCGTGATCGCCCGCTCCCCGGAGGAGGCACGGGTGCTGCGGCGGCTGGGGGCCCGGCACGGACGGGTGCTGCTGGTGCCGCAGGGCGTGGACACCCGGCAGTTCACCCCGGCGGCGCACCATCCGCCGCACGACCCGGCCCAGCTGCTCTGCCTGGACGGCGGCCGGTCGGCCGCGAGCGTGGGCGCGGCGGTCCGGGCGGTGGCCGAGGTGCCCGACGCCCGGCTGGTCGTGGTCGGTGGTGAGGCGGAGTCCGCACCCGCGGCGGGAGCGGCGGAGGTCAGGCAGGTGCCGGAGGTGCCGCACGAGGCCGTCCCGGAACTGCTGCGGTCCAGCGACATCCTGGTCACCGCGCCGCAGACCGACCCGTCCGGCACCGTCGCGCTGGAGGCGATGGCCTGCGGCGTCCCGGTGGTCGCCGGCGCCGTGGGGGCGCTGCGCAGCCTGGTGGTGGACGACGTCACCGGTGTGCTGGTCCCGCCCGACCATCCGGAGCTGATGGCCGAGGCGGTGCGTCGGCTGCTCTCGGACCCGGCGCAGCGCGAGGCGCTCGGTATCGCGGGCCTGGACCGGGCCAGGTCGATGCACGCGTGGCCGGTGGTCGCCGCCCGGCTGGACCGGGTCTACCAGGGGCTCCACCACTGA
- a CDS encoding SigB/SigF/SigG family RNA polymerase sigma factor gives MTTVPTLRTEPIAARRTGAAPTAAAPSPAPEPRLTPEQLRSMGKTEARTLSDALFQRLAGLDRESHAYSYVRGTVIELNMPLVRFVASRFRHRAAEMDDIVQVGTVGLIKAVDGYDPDRGVEFLTYAVPTITGEVKRFFRDTSWPVRVPRSMQELYLLVARGSDRLEQDLGRRPTPAELAEKLDLTPDQVDEGLAAGRLYRSHSLDALGSDNPENPDEPGGALVDRLGCCDHNLDLVEFREAVRPLLNELAPRERTVLLSRFWGNRTQSEIAEEIGVSQMQVSRLLSATLGRLREQLEDRESDA, from the coding sequence ATGACCACCGTGCCCACCCTTCGTACCGAACCGATCGCCGCCCGCCGCACCGGGGCCGCCCCGACCGCAGCGGCGCCGAGCCCTGCGCCGGAGCCACGCCTCACCCCCGAGCAGCTGAGGTCGATGGGCAAGACGGAGGCGCGCACCCTCAGTGACGCACTGTTCCAGCGGCTCGCCGGGCTGGACCGCGAGTCCCACGCCTACAGCTACGTCCGGGGCACGGTCATCGAGCTCAACATGCCGCTGGTCCGCTTCGTCGCGTCCCGCTTCCGCCACCGCGCGGCGGAGATGGACGACATCGTCCAGGTGGGCACGGTCGGCCTGATCAAGGCCGTGGACGGCTACGACCCGGACCGCGGCGTGGAGTTCCTGACATACGCCGTCCCGACCATCACCGGCGAGGTCAAACGCTTCTTCCGGGACACCTCCTGGCCGGTCCGCGTACCGCGCAGCATGCAGGAGCTCTACCTGCTGGTCGCCCGCGGCTCCGACCGGCTGGAACAGGACCTGGGCCGCCGCCCGACCCCGGCGGAGCTCGCCGAGAAGCTGGACCTCACCCCGGACCAGGTCGACGAAGGCCTGGCCGCCGGACGGCTCTACCGCTCGCACTCGCTCGACGCGCTCGGCAGCGACAACCCGGAGAATCCGGACGAGCCGGGCGGCGCCCTCGTGGACCGCCTCGGCTGCTGTGACCACAACCTGGACCTGGTGGAGTTCCGCGAGGCCGTCCGCCCGCTGCTGAACGAGCTGGCGCCGCGCGAGCGCACCGTGCTGCTCTCCCGATTCTGGGGCAACCGGACGCAGTCCGAGATAGCCGAGGAGATCGGCGTCTCGCAGATGCAGGTGTCCAGGCTGCTGTCCGCCACCCTCGGCCGGCTGCGCGAGCAGCTGGAGGACCGGGAGTCGGACGCCTGA
- a CDS encoding plasmid stabilization protein produces MPRGSSPKRERQYEHIKEGLLERGRDEDTAEEIAARTVNKERARHGEAKTASRSSVQDISSGRRGGLRSHSGARGPTYDQLYNEARQRDIKGRSTMDRKQLADALGREL; encoded by the coding sequence ATGCCCCGAGGATCGAGCCCCAAGCGGGAGCGCCAGTACGAGCACATCAAGGAGGGCCTGCTGGAGCGCGGCCGGGACGAGGACACGGCGGAGGAGATCGCGGCCCGGACGGTCAACAAGGAGCGCGCCCGCCACGGCGAGGCGAAGACCGCAAGCCGCAGCTCGGTCCAGGACATCTCCTCCGGCCGGCGCGGCGGGCTCAGGTCGCACAGCGGGGCCCGCGGGCCCACGTACGACCAGCTCTACAACGAGGCCCGGCAGCGCGATATCAAGGGCCGGTCGACAATGGACAGGAAGCAGCTCGCCGACGCGCTCGGCCGGGAGCTCTGA